In Serratia marcescens subsp. marcescens ATCC 13880, a single genomic region encodes these proteins:
- a CDS encoding ABC transporter permease translates to MRRFSLKPRGNEGYLAWVLLLTVIVFSLLSDRFLTVQNLLDLSESYAVSGIFALGLFVVLVTGGIDISFAAVASVVQYLIATLATHYGLASPAGSILLALAFGAALGMVNALLIYCLRIVSIIVTISMQAFLFGMLMWLTNGRSLYALPDWWTLPRSVLPFQLGEQSYQLGLPTLVMLAVALLTWLLLNKTHLGRQLFAVGGDAESARRIGIRVGLLHLFAYGYLGAMAAIGGLVQVYRMGEVVPNALVGGELDVLAAAVLGGASLNGGKGSVVGTLMGVFLIGVLKNGLNLIGVSSYFMNVVIGLVIVAAITVTHYKKRKETDVGFA, encoded by the coding sequence ATGCGTAGATTCAGTTTGAAACCGCGCGGCAACGAAGGCTATCTGGCCTGGGTACTGCTGCTGACGGTCATCGTCTTTTCACTGCTTAGCGATCGGTTTTTGACGGTGCAAAACCTGCTCGATCTCAGCGAAAGCTACGCGGTGAGCGGCATATTCGCCCTCGGCCTGTTTGTGGTGCTGGTGACCGGCGGCATCGATATCTCCTTCGCCGCGGTCGCCTCGGTGGTGCAGTACCTGATCGCCACGCTGGCGACGCACTACGGCCTGGCCAGCCCGGCGGGCAGCATTTTGCTGGCGTTGGCGTTCGGCGCCGCGCTCGGCATGGTCAACGCGCTGCTGATCTACTGCCTGCGTATCGTCTCGATCATTGTCACCATCAGCATGCAGGCGTTTTTGTTCGGCATGCTGATGTGGTTGACCAACGGCCGCAGCCTGTACGCATTGCCGGACTGGTGGACGTTGCCACGCAGCGTGCTGCCGTTCCAACTGGGTGAACAGAGCTATCAGCTCGGTTTGCCGACGCTGGTGATGCTGGCGGTGGCGCTGTTGACCTGGCTGCTGCTGAACAAAACGCACCTCGGGCGCCAGCTGTTTGCCGTGGGCGGTGATGCGGAGTCGGCGCGGCGCATCGGCATCCGCGTCGGCCTGCTGCATCTGTTCGCCTATGGCTATCTGGGCGCGATGGCGGCGATCGGCGGCCTGGTGCAGGTGTATCGCATGGGGGAAGTGGTGCCCAACGCGCTGGTGGGCGGGGAGCTCGACGTGCTGGCGGCGGCGGTACTGGGCGGCGCCAGCCTGAACGGCGGCAAGGGCAGCGTGGTCGGCACGCTGATGGGCGTCTTCCTGATCGGCGTGCTGAAAAACGGCCTCAACCTGATCGGCGTGTCCAGCTACTTCATGAACGTGGTGATCGGTCTGGTGATCGTCGCGGCGATCACCGTCACTCACTACAAGAAACGCAAAGAAACCGACGTCGGTTTCGCCTGA
- the alsK gene encoding allose kinase yields MMRHFLGVDVGGTNTRLLLMNDDGEFSGYRKIATADWAQQADPLAALGRLIAGHSQDRQVAQVMLGLPGILSRDRSRVLSLPFIPALDAQPVAALLADLLALPVRMDKDVNHLLWWDLQQLPALPQVAVGLYLGTGMGNSLWLNGDFYHGAHGAAGELGHIPWPGHLGECRCGKRGCVESLTSGHWLTGWARANAAQTPFDRLFERHSDHPDLQRFVERLAQTIAIEMNVIDPQRLILGGGVIAMRGFPLARLEQEIRRHLRGPQPAQGLAISISRLTDETGSKGACLAARRHFQLSREYQQ; encoded by the coding sequence ATGATGCGGCATTTTCTTGGCGTTGACGTCGGCGGCACCAATACCCGCCTGTTGTTGATGAATGATGACGGCGAGTTCAGCGGGTACCGCAAGATAGCGACCGCCGACTGGGCGCAGCAGGCCGATCCGCTGGCGGCGCTGGGCCGCCTGATCGCCGGGCATAGCCAGGATCGTCAGGTGGCGCAGGTGATGCTGGGGTTGCCGGGGATCCTCAGCCGCGATCGCTCGCGGGTGCTGTCACTGCCGTTTATCCCGGCGCTGGACGCCCAGCCGGTGGCGGCGCTGTTGGCCGATTTGCTGGCGCTGCCGGTGCGAATGGACAAGGACGTCAACCATCTGCTGTGGTGGGATTTGCAGCAGTTGCCGGCGTTGCCGCAGGTGGCGGTGGGGCTGTATCTGGGCACCGGCATGGGCAACAGCCTGTGGCTTAACGGCGACTTTTACCACGGGGCGCACGGCGCCGCCGGCGAGTTGGGGCACATTCCCTGGCCGGGCCATCTGGGCGAGTGCCGGTGCGGCAAACGGGGCTGCGTCGAGAGTTTGACCTCCGGCCATTGGCTGACCGGCTGGGCGCGCGCCAACGCGGCGCAAACGCCGTTCGACCGGCTGTTCGAGCGCCATAGCGATCATCCGGATTTGCAGCGTTTCGTCGAACGATTGGCGCAGACCATCGCCATCGAAATGAATGTGATCGACCCCCAACGGCTGATCCTGGGCGGCGGTGTGATCGCCATGCGCGGTTTTCCGTTGGCGCGGCTGGAGCAAGAGATCCGCCGTCATCTGCGCGGGCCGCAGCCGGCACAGGGGCTGGCGATCTCCATCAGCCGCCTGACCGATGAAACCGGCAGCAAAGGCGCCTGTCTGGCCGCACGGCGCCACTTCCAATTAAGCAGGGAGTACCAGCAATGA
- a CDS encoding substrate-binding domain-containing protein, translating to MKKSVLVGLFASLLLSVSAQAADKLKMGVVVKIGGIPWFNAMEAGIKSESAKRGIDAWMVGPTAADPALQVRAIEDLIAQKVDIIGVVPNDARVLEPVLKRAQEAGIKVIVHESPGQKYADWDFELVDASQHGVNHMKALAACMKEQGKYAVYVGSLTVPLHITWSDSAINYQKQHYPNMQLVGDKFGVGESLDDSVRTTNDLMAKYPDLKGVLAFGSQGPIGAGRAVLNRGKSNDICVIGPFSPGQGASLVNRGAIKGGYIWNPMVAGEVFVRIADMMHKGEKITDGMTIEGMGKVQVDAQQHTILGNATESLDKQNLPKLVKMGL from the coding sequence ATGAAAAAATCCGTACTGGTCGGTCTGTTTGCCTCGCTGCTGCTGTCGGTCTCCGCGCAGGCGGCGGACAAGCTGAAAATGGGCGTGGTGGTGAAGATCGGCGGCATTCCCTGGTTCAACGCCATGGAGGCCGGCATCAAAAGCGAGAGCGCCAAACGCGGCATCGACGCCTGGATGGTCGGGCCGACGGCGGCGGATCCGGCGCTGCAGGTGCGCGCCATCGAGGATCTGATCGCGCAGAAGGTGGACATCATCGGCGTGGTGCCGAACGACGCCCGGGTGCTGGAGCCGGTGCTCAAGCGCGCGCAGGAAGCGGGCATCAAGGTGATCGTGCACGAATCCCCCGGCCAGAAGTACGCCGACTGGGATTTTGAGCTGGTGGACGCCTCGCAGCACGGGGTCAACCACATGAAAGCGCTGGCCGCCTGCATGAAAGAGCAGGGCAAGTACGCGGTATACGTCGGCAGCCTGACGGTGCCGCTGCACATCACCTGGTCGGACTCGGCCATCAACTACCAGAAGCAGCACTACCCGAACATGCAGCTGGTGGGCGACAAGTTCGGCGTGGGGGAATCGCTGGATGACAGCGTGCGCACCACCAACGATCTGATGGCCAAGTATCCCGATCTGAAAGGCGTGCTGGCGTTCGGTTCGCAGGGGCCGATCGGCGCCGGGCGTGCGGTGCTCAACCGCGGCAAAAGCAACGATATCTGCGTCATCGGGCCGTTCAGCCCGGGGCAGGGCGCTTCGCTGGTCAATCGCGGCGCCATCAAGGGCGGTTATATCTGGAATCCGATGGTGGCGGGCGAAGTGTTCGTGCGCATCGCCGACATGATGCACAAGGGCGAAAAAATCACCGATGGCATGACCATCGAAGGCATGGGCAAGGTGCAGGTGGATGCGCAGCAGCACACCATTCTCGGCAACGCCACCGAAAGCCTGGATAAGCAAAACTTGCCGAAGCTGGTGAAGATGGGGCTGTAA
- a CDS encoding sugar ABC transporter ATP-binding protein, whose translation MAISGNTAMQGAPLIELQQLSMTFGGQRALNDISLALMPGEVHCLAGTNGCGKSTLIKAIAGVYQPDDGSRITLDGQTFGRLSPDQARAFGIQVIYQDLSLFPNLTVAENIAFEHNLRGLLGWHRPARLRRAAERLLQALSFNLDLDKRVAELPIAQRQQVAICRALVAEARLVIMDEPTASLTRTEVNQLLRTVDYLKAQGICVVFVSHRLDEVLEISDRVTVIRDGNKVGTWPAAEITGDRLTELMTGLKLDYRLKSPSMNKDRVMLEADRLSRAGQYQDVSFRLHQGEVLGLCGLLGSGRTELALSLFGMTRPDSGKLYLDSKPVRFRGHEDAIKAGIGYVSEDRLTLGLVQQQSVADNAVLTILDKLRGRFRLIDDYRKNRIVAEWIAKLGVRVADPDQAVSTLSGGNQQKIVLAKWVLTQPRILILDSPTVGVDVGAKASIYQLIHLLAQEGIAILLISDEVPEVYYNCDRVLHFSGGSVIGEYLPGQVSQQQLAEAVNA comes from the coding sequence ATGGCGATTTCCGGCAATACGGCAATGCAGGGCGCGCCGCTTATCGAACTGCAACAGCTGTCGATGACCTTTGGCGGGCAGCGCGCGCTGAACGATATTTCATTGGCGCTGATGCCGGGGGAGGTGCACTGCCTGGCCGGCACCAATGGCTGCGGCAAGAGCACGCTGATCAAGGCGATCGCCGGCGTGTATCAACCGGATGATGGCAGCCGCATTACCCTTGATGGGCAAACCTTCGGCCGGCTGTCGCCGGATCAGGCGCGCGCCTTCGGCATTCAGGTGATCTATCAGGATCTGTCGCTGTTTCCCAACCTGACGGTGGCGGAAAACATCGCCTTTGAGCACAACCTGCGCGGGCTGTTGGGTTGGCACCGCCCGGCCAGGCTGCGGCGCGCCGCCGAGCGCCTGCTGCAGGCGCTGAGTTTTAATCTGGATCTCGACAAACGGGTGGCGGAGCTGCCGATCGCCCAGCGCCAGCAGGTGGCGATCTGCCGCGCGCTGGTGGCGGAAGCGCGGCTGGTGATCATGGATGAACCGACCGCCTCGCTGACCCGCACCGAAGTCAACCAGCTGCTGCGTACGGTGGACTATCTGAAAGCGCAGGGCATCTGCGTGGTGTTCGTCAGCCACCGGCTGGACGAAGTGCTGGAGATCTCGGATCGCGTCACGGTGATCCGCGACGGTAACAAAGTCGGCACCTGGCCGGCGGCGGAGATCACCGGCGATCGTCTGACCGAGCTGATGACCGGCTTGAAGCTGGATTATCGCCTGAAGTCACCGAGCATGAATAAGGATCGGGTGATGCTGGAGGCGGATCGCCTAAGCCGCGCCGGGCAGTATCAGGATGTGAGCTTCCGGCTGCATCAGGGGGAGGTGCTCGGGCTGTGCGGGTTGCTCGGCTCCGGGCGCACCGAGCTGGCGCTGAGCCTGTTCGGCATGACCCGGCCGGACAGCGGCAAGCTTTATCTCGACAGCAAACCGGTGCGCTTTCGCGGCCATGAGGACGCGATCAAGGCCGGCATCGGCTACGTCTCGGAGGATCGCCTGACGCTGGGGCTGGTGCAGCAACAGTCGGTGGCGGATAACGCGGTGCTGACCATTCTCGATAAGCTGCGCGGGCGCTTTCGCCTGATCGACGACTACCGCAAGAATCGCATCGTCGCGGAGTGGATCGCCAAACTCGGCGTGCGGGTGGCGGATCCGGATCAGGCGGTTTCGACGCTGTCCGGCGGCAATCAGCAAAAGATCGTGCTGGCCAAGTGGGTGCTGACCCAGCCGCGGATCCTGATCCTCGATTCGCCGACCGTCGGCGTCGACGTCGGCGCCAAGGCCAGCATCTACCAACTGATCCATCTGCTGGCGCAGGAGGGGATCGCCATTTTGCTGATCTCCGACGAGGTGCCGGAGGTGTATTACAACTGCGATCGGGTGCTGCACTTCAGCGGCGGCAGCGTGATCGGCGAATACCTGCCGGGGCAGGTGAGCCAGCAACAGCTGGCGGAGGCGGTCAATGCGTAG
- the alsE gene encoding D-allulose 6-phosphate 3-epimerase yields MKYQISPSLMCMNLMDIRQQLAVLNRRADMLHIDIMDGHYVKNITLSPFFIEQIRPHTSLLLDVHLMVENPTDFIDPIARAGADFICPHAETINRDAFRVINQIRALGKKVGVVLNPATPVEFIRHYLHLLDKVTVMTVDPGYAGQPFIPEMLEKIRQLRDLKRQQNLRYLIEIDGSCNQRTYRDLMGAGAEVLIVGSSGLFNLDPDLETAWEKMLDQMRQAA; encoded by the coding sequence ATGAAATACCAGATTTCACCTTCACTGATGTGCATGAACCTGATGGATATCCGCCAGCAATTGGCGGTGCTGAATCGCCGCGCCGATATGCTGCATATCGACATCATGGACGGGCACTACGTTAAAAACATCACGCTGTCGCCGTTCTTTATCGAACAGATCCGCCCGCACACCTCGTTGTTGCTGGATGTGCATTTGATGGTGGAGAACCCGACCGATTTCATCGACCCGATCGCCCGCGCCGGGGCGGATTTTATCTGCCCGCACGCCGAAACCATCAACCGCGACGCGTTTCGGGTGATCAATCAAATCCGCGCGCTGGGCAAAAAAGTGGGGGTGGTGCTGAACCCGGCCACGCCGGTGGAGTTTATTCGCCACTACCTTCACCTGCTGGACAAGGTCACCGTCATGACCGTCGATCCGGGCTATGCCGGGCAGCCGTTCATTCCCGAAATGCTGGAAAAGATCCGCCAGTTGCGCGATCTGAAACGCCAGCAAAATCTGCGTTATCTGATCGAGATCGACGGATCCTGCAATCAGCGGACCTACCGCGATCTGATGGGCGCCGGCGCGGAGGTGTTGATCGTCGGCAGCTCCGGGTTGTTCAACCTCGATCCGGATCTGGAGACGGCATGGGAAAAAATGCTGGATCAAATGCGGCAGGCGGCCTGA
- a CDS encoding ABC transporter permease — protein MGNNLKFRPDGGAVGLLALLLAVVLAFSLLMPGRFLSGATFTSVAFQLPELGLLTLAMFIPILSGGLNLCIIASANLTSLLMAWLFISYLPADAGLGLQALWLALALAAAMLLAGLIGAATGALVAYVGAHPILVTLATMTMVNGIGIYLTRGAALSGMPEIVRFIGAERVLGVPVPLWIFLAVAALLALFLQKTRLGKCIYMSGSNINATHFSGVNTHRVLIAIYTLSSLLCVIAGLVMMARFNSARMGYGDSYLLLTVLAIILGGTDPFGGFGRVSGVVLALIVLQVIATGLNLMNVSPHFSLAMWGAVLIAVLAMKFFRHRYRQRRAMRRSAAQARTAAGH, from the coding sequence ATGGGCAACAACCTGAAATTTCGTCCGGACGGGGGCGCCGTCGGTCTGCTGGCATTGCTGCTGGCGGTGGTGCTGGCCTTTAGCCTGCTGATGCCGGGGCGCTTCTTAAGCGGCGCCACCTTCACCAGCGTGGCCTTCCAGCTGCCGGAGCTGGGCCTGCTGACGTTGGCGATGTTCATTCCGATCCTCAGCGGCGGCCTGAACCTGTGCATTATCGCCAGCGCCAACCTGACCAGCCTGCTGATGGCCTGGCTGTTCATCAGCTACCTGCCGGCGGATGCCGGGCTGGGTTTACAGGCGCTGTGGCTGGCGTTGGCGCTGGCGGCGGCGATGCTGTTGGCCGGGCTTATCGGCGCGGCGACCGGCGCATTGGTTGCCTACGTCGGCGCGCATCCGATTCTGGTGACGCTGGCCACCATGACCATGGTCAACGGCATCGGCATCTACCTGACGCGCGGCGCGGCCCTGAGCGGCATGCCGGAGATCGTGCGGTTTATCGGCGCAGAGCGCGTGCTGGGCGTGCCGGTACCGCTGTGGATCTTCCTGGCGGTCGCCGCCTTGCTGGCGCTGTTCTTGCAGAAAACCCGGCTCGGCAAATGCATCTACATGAGCGGCAGCAACATCAACGCCACCCATTTCAGCGGCGTGAATACCCATCGGGTGCTGATCGCCATTTACACCCTCTCCAGCCTGCTGTGCGTCATTGCCGGGCTGGTGATGATGGCGCGCTTCAACTCGGCGCGCATGGGCTACGGCGACTCCTACCTGCTGCTCACGGTGCTGGCGATCATTCTGGGCGGCACCGATCCGTTCGGCGGTTTTGGCCGGGTCAGCGGCGTGGTGCTGGCGCTGATCGTGCTGCAGGTGATCGCGACCGGTTTGAACCTGATGAACGTCAGCCCGCATTTCAGTCTGGCGATGTGGGGCGCGGTGCTGATCGCGGTGCTGGCGATGAAGTTTTTCCGGCATCGCTATCGGCAGCGGCGGGCGATGCGCCGCAGCGCGGCCCAGGCCAGAACCGCGGCGGGCCACTGA